GCTGAATGTGAACGGGCCGGGTGTTCTCACCATCAAGCTCGAGAACATCTCCTGGCCAGAACGTCTGTCCCAGCTCGACTGCTCTATCTTTTCGAAGGATGGTTTCATGGAGGGTCTCGCCGGCAGCGGCGAGTGGAAGTTCGTCTCCACGGGGCCCGCATCCTTCTACGCCAGTGTGCTCGCGAGCTCGCAGGGCCGCTTCAATCTCGGCCTGTTCTCGATCCGGATGACGTTCGAGTCGGCCGCTTCGCTCGTGCCGTTGCCGGGGGCGGTGTGGCTGCTCGGTTCCGTGCTCGGCTTGTTCGGCGTGCGCCGGCATGCATGGCCGGCGCTTCGTTTTGCGCTCAACGGCGAACGCCTGGCCTGAAAATCGTTCTCGGCGCCGCGCCGACTCGCCATCGCGCGAGCAACGAAAGCGTCATCTGCGGCGCTTAGTATGACAACTGTCAAACAACTATAGGGCGTGCGAAACCCCATGCGAATTGCGAATCTGCTTCTCTCGGGTTTCCTCTTCTGCACGGTTGCCTTCGCCGATGAGGCCGCGCCCACTTCCATGCGTCCCCCCTACAGGCTCCAGCCCGGCGATGTGGTGACGGTCTCGGTCTGGAAGGAGCAGGACCTGCAACAGGAAGTGTTGGTGCGTCCGGACGGCGCACTGTCTTTTCCGCTCGCCGGTGAATTCAACGTCGACGGCAGGACCGTGGAGGAATTGCGCGTGCAGCTGGTCGATCGACTCAAGCGTTATGTCCCCGACCCGGTGGTCACCGTGGCGGTCAAGGCGATCGGTGGAAATCGGGTTTATGTCATCGGCAAGGTCGCGCGGCCGGGAGAATTCCCGTTCAGCAGTTCCGTCGACGTCATGCAGGCGCTCAGCCTCGCGGGTGGCGCAACTCCCTTCGCGCAGGTCAACGATATCGTCATTTTACGCCGGGAGAATAGCGGCCAGCGTGCGCTGCCTTTCCGCTACGGAGATGTCGAGCGCGGCAAGAACCTGCAGCAGAACTTCCTGCTCCAGAGTGGCGACACCGTCGTGGTTCCCTGAAGGAAAAGATCGATCCAATGGCAAGGGCCGCTGCAAAAGTTGTGTTCGCGGGCGGATTCGGCCTGTGCTGTCTGCCGTCGTTTGCGGCCGAGTGGGCCGTGGCCCCGTTGTTCACCTTCGACGCCGATCACCAGAGCAACCGCACCTTCCGCGCAATCGGGCAATCGAGCGAGTCGCTGTCGGCAGGTGTCGATCTCGGTGTCGTGCGCCGCACCGAGACCAGCGAATTCAGCCTGCTGCCTCACTACTACGCGCAAAGGTTTTCAGGGGATTCCATTCCCGATATCGACGATCAGCGGCTGATGGCCGCGCTGCGCCTGGATCTCGAACGTGGACAACTCTATTTCGACGCGGAGTATGCCGACGAGAGCACGCTCACGACCGAGCTCGCCGAGACCGGCCTGATCCGCGCCGACGCTTCGCGCACCACGCGCGGCACCAGCGCTGCGTGGACGTTCGCGCATTCCGATTCGCGCGAGTTCAGCGCGTCGGCCAGCTTTCAGGATGTGAGCTATTCCGGTGGCTTC
This sequence is a window from Pseudomonadota bacterium. Protein-coding genes within it:
- a CDS encoding polysaccharide biosynthesis/export family protein; this encodes MRIANLLLSGFLFCTVAFADEAAPTSMRPPYRLQPGDVVTVSVWKEQDLQQEVLVRPDGALSFPLAGEFNVDGRTVEELRVQLVDRLKRYVPDPVVTVAVKAIGGNRVYVIGKVARPGEFPFSSSVDVMQALSLAGGATPFAQVNDIVILRRENSGQRALPFRYGDVERGKNLQQNFLLQSGDTVVVP